AACCCCCTCTTCTCAGGCACCGGCGGCGAGTCCACGACACACCGTCCAGTCCCCATTCCGCCGCGGCGACCTCGCCCGCGCCCTGGGCGGCGCCTCGCCGTCTTctcccgcgccacgccgccgtaTCCACGGCCCGGATTCGCCGCTGCGGCGACACCTTATCCCTCACCGATCTCTTCTTCCGCCGCTTGTGCCCCAGCCCACTGAGCTGAGGCAATCTGGGCGTGATTGCCGTCAGCTAACCGGCTGTGTGTGCCGGCGTCACCAGATCCTCCCAAACTCCCAACCACCTCTTGGATTCTACCACACGTCCACACCTCCAAAGCCGCAGCGCCGCCCGTTCCGCTAACTCCGCTCGCGCCGTGCTGTGCCCAACTGCCGCCCCTGCGCACCGCAGCCCGGTGGTTAGTTATGGTGACTGGGCTCATCGCTGTGGGCTGTGAGCACTGCATTACTCCACAAACAGTCGAGTTAATTAGCTTTTCATACATTCTGTTGAAGTGCTAAATCTATGTATTTCTTTTATGTTTCCTTGCAGTCATTTCACTACTGCAAGTACAGACGGGATGAAAACCAGTTGTATATCTTTGCTGATGACAGTGTTCCCAGATGGGTTACAGAAGCTCAACACATAGATTTTGACACTATGGCTGGAGCTGATAAGTTTGGGAATATCTATTTTGCTCGTCTTCCTCAGGATATCTCAGATGAGATTGAAGAAGACCCAACTGGAGGAAAGATTAAATGGGAGCAAGGGAAGTTAAATGGTGCCCCTAACAAAGTGGAGGAAATCGTGCAGTTTCATGTTGGTGATGTTGTCACAAGTTTGCAGAAGGCCTCTTTAATTCCTGGTGGAGGTGAATGTCTTATTTACGGAACTGTGATGGGCAGTGTGGGAGCACTGCTCGCATTCACCTCCAGGGAAGATGTTGACTTCTTCTCTCACTTGGAGATGCATCTCCGTCAGGAGCATCCACCATTATGTGGAAGAGATCATTTGGCTTACAGATCTGCTTATTTTCAGTGAAGGTAATTTTTTTCTGACCTTTCTTTAAACAATATTAATACACTGTCAGGATATTGATCACAAGATGTTTCGTATCAGATAGCATATGTTTCACATTAGTGCATGAAATTTCTTTGGATGTCATTACAGCTGAACTGCGGAGACAGTTTGAAGCACACTGTTACTGATGAATTTTGTTCTGTCACAAGATGTGAATGGATGCGGCCCCTGATCTTAGGAGGggctccctcttcttcctcctcccctcccttctcttcttcttcttcctaaaAATCATGGAGGAGCTGGGGCTCCATTATCCAAGCGGCGGTAGGGGGGCTTTGAGCCCCGCCTGCCCCATcgctagatccgcccctggatGTGATAGATGGTGATCTCTGCGAGCAGTATCCATCCCTATCAGCTGATATGCAGAGGAAGATTGCTGATGTGCTCGACAGAACTCCTGGTGAAATCCTGAAGAAGCTAGAAGACGTCAGGAACAAAATCATCTAAGCCCACGGTGTAGTTTGAAAGAAATAGGCAGCGGCAATACAACCGTCTGGTCCTCGATACTTCAAGAATTGCATCCAGTTTGAGCTGTTGCAGTTCTTCAAGATGTGATGCGGCCATTCAACAAGTTCCGAGCAAGCTTGCGATTTGGTTCCTTTCTCATGCTAACTGGTCCAGTCTGCATTTTAGAGCTAATCAAGCATTGTTTACACTACTGCGCTGTATCCCTTAGATCAGCTTTCAGCTGATGTCTGACTATTTGTCGCTTGGCTTGATGTAATTGAAGTTATTCCTGTTGGATGCTTAGTCGGTAGCTACCTTGCTAATGTACCATAGAAGTTTTTCGACCTGTTAGATGCCTCAGTGCCATCCCTCTCATCAGATTGTTAAGCCGATGGAATCCTTAACTGCTATACATCTTCTCGAATCTTGCATTATATTCAGAACTTTTACTTTCAATTTAAGTTTCTTCCATTTTCTACTGTGTGCATGCGTGTTGTTTTTGGGTGTGCCCAGCTCATACGCATAAAATGATTTTATCTTCGTTTCAATTGCACTTGAAACAAATGATTTGCTCTTATGCATTGTTCAACATCATAAGCAACCAGCACGATGGGTAGAATGCCAATCAAGTTAATGTTCACAGCGGGGCAAACGAAATTTAGTGGAAAGAAAGTGAAAAAAACAGTATTACAAGCTCCAATAGCCTAGGCATTCATCAGGCCACGTGTTACCAGCTCCAAT
This portion of the Setaria viridis chromosome 7, Setaria_viridis_v4.0, whole genome shotgun sequence genome encodes:
- the LOC117863010 gene encoding spliceosome-associated protein 130 A-like, whose amino-acid sequence is MAGADKFGNIYFARLPQDISDEIEEDPTGGKIKWEQGKLNGAPNKVEEIVQFHVGDVVTSLQKASLIPGGGECLIYGTVMGSVGALLAFTSREDVDFFSHLEMHLRQEHPPLCGRDHLAYRSAYFPPLDVIDGDLCEQYPSLSADMQRKIADVLDRTPGEILKKLEDVRNKII